A window of Micromonospora eburnea genomic DNA:
CGGAGACCGGCTCGTCGCAGACGATCACGTCCGGCCGCAGGGCCAGCGCCCGGGCGATACCGATGCGTTGGCGCTGGCCACCGGAGAACTGGTGCGGGTAGCGGTCCAGGTGCAGGCTCGGGTCGAGGCCGACCAGTTCCAGCAGCTCCCGGACCCGGTCCAGCCGGCGGTGCCGGTCCAGCACGTCCGGGTGGATCTCGAACGGTTGGAGCAGGATCTCCCGGACGGTGCGGCGCGGGTTCAGTGAGGTGTACGGGTCCTGGAGCACGATCTGGATCCGCCGCCGCAGGGCGCGCAGCTCGCGCCCCCTGGCCTCGTGCACCACCGACTCGCCGAAACGCACCGCGCCGGAGGTCGGCTGCTCCAGCCCGACCAGCATCCGGGCCAGCGTGCTCTTGCCGCACCCGGACTCGCCCACCACGCCAAGGGTCTCGCCCCGGCGCAGGTCGAAGGAGACCCCGTCGACGGCCTTGACCACGCCGCCGGAGGTGAACGGCACCCGTCCCTTGATCGGAAAGTGCTTGACCAGGTTCTCGACCCGCAGCACCACGTCGTCACCGGCTGGTGGCACCGAGCACCTCCTCGTGGTGGTGGCAGGCGCTGGCCCGGTCGCCGGGCAGCGTCGTCAACGGGGGCAGGGTCGCCCGACACTCGTCGGTGACCCGGGGGCAGCGCAGGTGGAAGGGGCAGCCGATGGGCAGCCGGGCCGGGTTGGGCGGAGCACCGGGAATGGCGTACAGCACGTCGTCGCGTCGGTCCACCCGGGGCATCGAGGCGAGCAGCCCTTCCGTGTACGGGTGCGCCGGGTCGTCGAAGATCTGCTCCACCGTGCCGCGCTCGACGATCCGGCCGGCGTACATCACCGCCACGTCGTCGGCGACCTCGGCCACCACCCCCAGGTCGTGGGTGATCAGCAGCAGGCCCATCCCGCTGTCGCGCTGGATCTCCGCGAGCAACTCCATCACCTGTGCCTGCACGGTCACGTCGAGGGCGGTGGTCGGCTCGTCGGCGATCAGCAGGTCCGGCTCCAGCGCGATGGCGAGCGCGATCATGATGCGCTGCCGCATTCCGCCGGAGAACTGGTGCGGGTAGTCGCGGATCCGGTCCTTGGCGGCCGGGATGCGGACCCGGTCCACCAGCTCCACGGCGCGTCGGCGGGCGTCCGCCCGGGACATCCCCCGCCGGACTCGCAGCACCTCGATGATCTGGTGCCCGACGGTGAAGACCGGGTTGAGTGCGGCCATCGCGTCCTGGAAGACCATGCCGATCTCCTCGCCGCTGATCCGCTCGCGCTGTTTGCGGGGCAGGGTGAGCAGTTCCCGGCCGCGCAGCCGGACCGCGCCGCTGATCCGGGCCGGCGGAGTGTCCAGGATGCCCATCACCGCCTGCGCGGTGACACTCTTGCCCGAGCCGGACTCGCCGAGAATGGCCAGGGTCTTGCCGGACTCGACCTCCAGCGACACTCCGTTGACCGCCTGGACCGGTCCGCTCGGGCCGGGGAACGCGACCCGCAGGTCGGCGATTTCCAACAGCGTCATCGCAGCACTCCGGCTTCGGCCAGGAAGTCGCGCACCACCCGCTGGAACAGCTCCGGCTCCTCCAACTGCGGCGAGTGCCCGGAGTTCTCGAAGACCACCAGCCGGCTGTCCGGCACCAGGTCCGCGATCATCTGCGAGGCGGCCACCGGGGTACGCCAGTCGTGCCGGCCCACGGTGACCAGGGTCGGGCAGGTGATCGAGGGCAGCTTCGGCTTGAGGTCGTAGCGGGGCATGTTCTGCCCGAAGGCCGCGTTGTGGGTGCGGTAGTGGAACCGGGTGGTGGCCAGCCGGGCCTCGTCCTTGGCCGGGTCGTGCTGGTGGTCGTAGAGCGGCAGGATCGCCTGCCAGTACTCGCGTAGCTGCTCGTTGCTCTCGAACCGGCCGGTGCCGATCCGCTCGATCACCCACTCCGGGATCACCGACCGGTCGGTGTTGCGGGCCCGCTCGACGGCCAGGTGGTCATGCGCGGTGTCCGCCGCGGTGTCGCGCAGGATCAGCGCGGAGACCCGGTCGGGATGGGCGATGGCGTATTCCATCGCGATGAACCCGCCGTACGAGCCACCGGCCATCACGATCTTCTCGTAGCCGAAGTGCTCCCGGATGGCGTCCACGTCGGCCACCCACTGCTCGTGGGTGAACGGCTCGTCGTCGCTGGACTCCCCGGAGCCGCGGGCGTCGAAGACGATGACCCGCATCCGGTCGGAGAACGGGCCGAACGCCCGCTTCGGCTCGCTGCGCGAGCCCAGGCCGGGCGCGCCGTGGTGCACGATCATCGCCGGGCCGTCGGTCGGGCCGAACGCCTCGACGACCAGTTCCGCGCCGTTGATTTTCATCGGACCCCTTCGATGACGTTGGATGCCAGGTCGCGCGGGTAGCCGGTCAGCCGGCGGGGCCCGGACTCCTGCACCAGGACCGTGTCGGAAATGCGGTAGCCGGCGTGGCCGGGAACGTAGACACCGGGCTCGCTGGAGAGCAGCATCCCGGGGGCGAGGATGGTGGCGTCCCCGTCCTCCACCCACGGCGCCTCGTGGTTCTGCAGGCCGATGCCGTGTCCCTGGCGGTGCCGGATGTAGTCGCCCAGCCCGTGCTCACGCAGCACGTCCAGGCAGATCCGGTTGACCTCGGCGCAGCTGCGCCCGGCGATCATCGCCTGGGTGCCGACCTCCTGCGCCTCGCGGTCGGCCTCGTAGTAGCGCACCTGTTCGGCGGTGGGTTCGCCGATGACGAAGGTGCGCTCGCTCTCCACGAATCGGCTGGCCACGGCGGCGCCGAGGGAGAGGATCAGCGTGTCGCCGGGCTGGATCCGCCGCCGGGTCGGCAGGCCGTGCGGCAGCGCCGAGTTCGGGCCGGCGTAGACCAGCCCACCGGCCAGCTTGGTGGTGTAGACGACCAGGTCGTACTCGGCGTACATCCGGTCGGTGCCGTACCCGATCACGTGCCGGGCGATCTCGTCCTCGCGGGGCAGCGGGCCGCCGCCGGCCAGCGCCTCGTCGATCAGCCCCCGTCCGGCGGCCAGCATCTCGTCACAGATGCGCGCGGCGGCCTCATGGAACGGGATCTCCTCGGGGAACTTGCGCAGCCGCAGCTTCGCCACCGCGTCGGTGGTCTCCAGGGTCGCCCCGGTGACGGCCTGCGACAGCGCCTGGAACGTGCCGACCGGCACCCCGGCGCCGACCCCGATGCGGCGGGTCGGTCCGCCGCATCGGGCCAGTGCCGAGGCGAGCGTCTGCTCGGCGCTGACGACGCCGGGGTACTCGAAGTAGGTGACGGTCGGTACCCGCACGTCCTGCTGGGCGGCGTACTCCTCGTCCAGCCGGGGGATGACCAGCAGCGGCTCCCCCTCGCGCGGCATCCACAGGTAGACCGGCCGCTCGGTGGCGATGTAGAAGAAGCCGCTCAGGAAGGCGACGTCGGCCGGCGAGGTGGCCAGGAAGCCGTCCAGGCCGCGCTCGTCGAGCGCCTCGGACAGCCGGGTACGGACGGTGGTGTAGAAGCTCTCGGGCAGCCGCATGGTCAGCCTCCGTTCCGGCGCGGGTCACGGGTGTCGTTGAAGCGCATCCCGGCGACGGTCGCCGCGAGCACCAGCAGGAGGATCGCCAGGGACGGAAAGAGGGTCTGCCACCAGGCGATGGCGACGACGCCGCTGCGCTGGGCGTTGAGCAGGATTCGTCCCCAGGACCACGCGTCCGGGTCGCCGAGGCCGAGGAAGCTCAGCCCGGCCTCGGAGATCACCGCTCGGGAGGCGGTCAGCAGCACGCTGACCACCATCAGCGAGACCACCGCGGGCAGGATCTCCCGGGTGACGATCCGCCAGCCGGTGGCCCCGAGCACCCGGGCGCCGTCGATGTACGGCATCGCGCTGATCACCAGGCCCTGCGACCGGATCAACCGGGCCACCTCGGGCCAGGCGAAGAACCCGATGATCACGGTCAGCGTGACCACGCTGGGGTTGACCACCGCGGCCAGCATGATCATCAACGGCAGGGTGGGCAGGGCCAGCATCACGTCGGTGATCACCGTGGCGACCGCGTCGATCGGCCGGAAGTACGCCGAGGCCAACCCGATCGCGGTGCCCAGCACGATCGCGATCACCGAGGCGGCCAGGCCGATCACCAGGCTCGTCCGGGTCCCCCAGACCACCTGGGCGAAGATGTCCTGCCCGAGGTCGTCGGTGCCGAACCAGTGGGCACCGGACGGGGATTGCAGCACGTCCGGGCCGGCGCCGGTGGGCTCGTCGGCGATCAGCGGCGCGAAGACCGC
This region includes:
- a CDS encoding ABC transporter ATP-binding protein, with translation MPPAGDDVVLRVENLVKHFPIKGRVPFTSGGVVKAVDGVSFDLRRGETLGVVGESGCGKSTLARMLVGLEQPTSGAVRFGESVVHEARGRELRALRRRIQIVLQDPYTSLNPRRTVREILLQPFEIHPDVLDRHRRLDRVRELLELVGLDPSLHLDRYPHQFSGGQRQRIGIARALALRPDVIVCDEPVSALDVSVQAQVVNLLERLQDELGVAYVFIAHDLSVVRHISDRVAVMYLGKLVETGAEASLYGTPRHPYTRALLSAVPVPEPAGRGERGRILLAGDPPSPVNPPSGCRFRTRCWQATETCATTEPPLATGEHPVACHYPLAA
- a CDS encoding ABC transporter ATP-binding protein; translated protein: MTLLEIADLRVAFPGPSGPVQAVNGVSLEVESGKTLAILGESGSGKSVTAQAVMGILDTPPARISGAVRLRGRELLTLPRKQRERISGEEIGMVFQDAMAALNPVFTVGHQIIEVLRVRRGMSRADARRRAVELVDRVRIPAAKDRIRDYPHQFSGGMRQRIMIALAIALEPDLLIADEPTTALDVTVQAQVMELLAEIQRDSGMGLLLITHDLGVVAEVADDVAVMYAGRIVERGTVEQIFDDPAHPYTEGLLASMPRVDRRDDVLYAIPGAPPNPARLPIGCPFHLRCPRVTDECRATLPPLTTLPGDRASACHHHEEVLGATSR
- a CDS encoding alpha/beta fold hydrolase, coding for MKINGAELVVEAFGPTDGPAMIVHHGAPGLGSRSEPKRAFGPFSDRMRVIVFDARGSGESSDDEPFTHEQWVADVDAIREHFGYEKIVMAGGSYGGFIAMEYAIAHPDRVSALILRDTAADTAHDHLAVERARNTDRSVIPEWVIERIGTGRFESNEQLREYWQAILPLYDHQHDPAKDEARLATTRFHYRTHNAAFGQNMPRYDLKPKLPSITCPTLVTVGRHDWRTPVAASQMIADLVPDSRLVVFENSGHSPQLEEPELFQRVVRDFLAEAGVLR
- a CDS encoding ABC transporter permease; amino-acid sequence: MSAPVLTEQAVPPVAPAAARRSRYGFLLQPAAMLSMLVLVVMVLMAVFAPLIADEPTGAGPDVLQSPSGAHWFGTDDLGQDIFAQVVWGTRTSLVIGLAASVIAIVLGTAIGLASAYFRPIDAVATVITDVMLALPTLPLMIMLAAVVNPSVVTLTVIIGFFAWPEVARLIRSQGLVISAMPYIDGARVLGATGWRIVTREILPAVVSLMVVSVLLTASRAVISEAGLSFLGLGDPDAWSWGRILLNAQRSGVVAIAWWQTLFPSLAILLLVLAATVAGMRFNDTRDPRRNGG
- a CDS encoding M24 family metallopeptidase, coding for MRLPESFYTTVRTRLSEALDERGLDGFLATSPADVAFLSGFFYIATERPVYLWMPREGEPLLVIPRLDEEYAAQQDVRVPTVTYFEYPGVVSAEQTLASALARCGGPTRRIGVGAGVPVGTFQALSQAVTGATLETTDAVAKLRLRKFPEEIPFHEAAARICDEMLAAGRGLIDEALAGGGPLPREDEIARHVIGYGTDRMYAEYDLVVYTTKLAGGLVYAGPNSALPHGLPTRRRIQPGDTLILSLGAAVASRFVESERTFVIGEPTAEQVRYYEADREAQEVGTQAMIAGRSCAEVNRICLDVLREHGLGDYIRHRQGHGIGLQNHEAPWVEDGDATILAPGMLLSSEPGVYVPGHAGYRISDTVLVQESGPRRLTGYPRDLASNVIEGVR